The following are encoded together in the Leptospira langatensis genome:
- a CDS encoding type II toxin-antitoxin system VapC family toxin, with product MVKLWILDCSLAAATFLPDERSARADKFLESLGNTNRAMVPSLWWYELNNVLVVSQKRKRLSDAQAKQIVSIFESLPIEFDINLSYEVFRQIQNIAQKNDLSAYDASYLELCIRKGAGVATLDERIASIAKELRIEVYK from the coding sequence ATGGTAAAACTCTGGATCTTAGATTGTTCTCTGGCAGCGGCTACCTTCTTGCCGGATGAAAGATCCGCAAGGGCAGATAAATTCTTAGAGTCTTTGGGAAATACAAACCGAGCAATGGTACCTTCTCTTTGGTGGTACGAATTGAATAATGTCCTCGTCGTTTCTCAGAAAAGAAAAAGGCTCAGCGATGCACAGGCAAAGCAGATCGTTTCCATTTTCGAATCCTTACCCATCGAATTCGATATCAATCTATCTTACGAAGTATTTCGACAAATCCAGAACATCGCTCAAAAGAACGACCTCTCAGCATATGATGCTTCTTACTTGGAACTCTGTATTCGCAAAGGTGCGGGAGTTGCCACCTTGGATGAAAGGATCGCGTCTATCGCAAAAGAGCTCAGGATAGAAGTTTATAAATGA